A single window of Nicotiana sylvestris chromosome 3, ASM39365v2, whole genome shotgun sequence DNA harbors:
- the LOC138887245 gene encoding uncharacterized protein — MLQQLIGTNGKMQEKLVVHNSAIKNIETQLGQLSMALNNRPQGTLPAETNINPKEQNPNQLMAGQDEKGKAKVNEQAAEQLVPLVPQNPNREKPTNSAQKVIPTPFPQRLVKQKKEDQYKKFMEILRQIQLNIPLMDALREMPGYAKMMKDLMSRKFDFQDLSTVTLMQTCSAVVTKLMAQKMSDPSSFTIPCTIGSYAFAKALCDLGANINLMPLAVDDEIPIILGRPFLATRRALIDLEAVDVILQEDDVTLTAKDPLEVCLTNLEEMDGEGLAEWVMALEGQGFWKREP; from the exons ATGCTCCAGCAACTCATTGGGACAAATGGTAAGATGCAAGAAAAGTTGGTTGTACATAATTCAGCTATAAAGAACATTGAAACTCAGTTGGGGCAGTTGTCTATGGCTTTAAATAACCGCCCCCAGGGAACATTGCCAGCGGAGACAAATATTAACCCCAAGGAGCAAAACCCGAATCAGCTGATGGCA GGTCAAGATGAAAAAGGTAAGGCTAAGGTAAATGAACAAGCTGCAGAACAGCTAGTGCCTCTTGTGCCACAGAACCCCAACAGAGAGAAGCCAACAAACAGTGCACAAAAGGTGATACCTACACCATTCCCTCAGAGACTggtaaaacaaaagaaggaagatcAATACAAGAAATTCATGGAGATACTACGtcaaattcagttgaatattcctttgatggatgccttgagggagatgccaggttatgcgaagatgatgaaagacctaatgtcacggaagtttgattttcaggacctatCCACAGTGACTCTGATGCAGACCTGCAGTGCAGTAGTGACCAAACTGATGGCTCAAAAGATGTCAGACCCAAGTAGCTTCACTATTCCATGCACGATTGGGagttatgcctttgcaaaggcattatgtgatttgggagccaacataaatttgatgcctctgGCT GTAGATGATGAGATACCTATCATTTTAGGTAGGCCATTTTTGGCCACTAGGAGAGCACTGATCGATT TGGAGGCAGTGGATGTGATCCTGCAAGAAGATGATGTGACCCTGACTGCTAAAGATCCATTGGAGGTATGTCTGAcaaatttagaagagatggatggtGAAGGGTTAGCTGAGTGGGTCATGGCACTTGAAGGCCAAGGATTCTGGAAAAGGGAACCTTag